A single genomic interval of Pseudochaenichthys georgianus chromosome 3, fPseGeo1.2, whole genome shotgun sequence harbors:
- the htatip2 gene encoding oxidoreductase HTATIP2, protein MSVMKLLDSILGNATGIFTVVIVLIAVLFNYFDDPDPVKYNSMAEDTKTLEENFRQQNKSCFILGASGETGRMLLQDLLGRKIFSKITLIGRRTLTFEDKAIENLVQEVVDFEKLEDYAASFQGHDVGYCCLGTTKAKAGTEGFIRVDHDYVLKSAELAKAGGCAEFHLESSRGADKNSNFLYLKVKGQVEAEIEALGFDRFSIYRPGVLLVDRQESRPAEWLARKFFGAVSAVCSTAMSIPIQAVAKAMASNTLLQPEQKTEILENKDIASLGKGAGQ, encoded by the exons ATGTCTGTTATGAAACTGCTGGACTCCATCCTAGGAAACGCGACCGGGATCTTCACTGTCGTAATTGTTCTCATTGCAGTGCTTTTCAATTATTTCGACGACCCTGATCCGGTTAAATACAACAG CATGGCTGAGGACACCAAGACTCTGGAAGAAAATTTCAGGCAGCAAAATAAAAGCTGTTTCATCCTCGGTGCCTCGGGGGAAACGGGCAGGATGTTGCTTCAAGATCTGCTTGGGCGCAAGATCTTCTCCAAGATCACCCTGATCGGAAGGAGAACGCTCACCTTTGAAGACAAAGCAATTGAAAACCTG GTCCAAGAAGTGGTGGACTTTGAGAAGCTTGAGGATTATGCTGCGTCATTCCAGGGCCATGATGTCGGCTACTGCTGCCTGGGAACCACCAAAGCAAAAGCAGGAACT GAAGGATTCATTCGAGTTGATCACGACTATGTTCTAAAATCAGCAGAGCTCGCCAAGGCAGGAGGCTGCGctgagttccacctggagtccTCCAGAGGAGCGGATAAAAACAGCAACTTCCTCTACCTCAAAGTCAAG GGACAAGTGGAGGCAGAAATCGAGGCGCTAGGTTTTGACAGATTTTCCATTTACAGACCAGG GGTTTTGTTGGTAGACAGGCAGGAGAGTCGGCCCGCTGAGTGGCTGGCCAGGAAATTCTTCGGTGCCGTGTCCGCCGTCTGTTCTACGGCCATGTCCATCCCAATCCAAGCGGTCGCAAAAGCGATGGCGTCTAACACGTTGCTTCAACCAGAGCAGAAGACAGAGATCCTAGAGAACAAAGACATCGCCAGTCTGGGAAAGGGTGCAGGGCAATaa